The genomic DNA ataaactcTGCCCCCGatggtcccagggcagggatccTCCTCTTCCCAGGGATCAAACCCATCCTTCCCACCAGAACCGGATCCCCATTGCCCATTTTGGGGATCAAAGCAGCTTTTTTTGCATCCTGACGGTGCCTGGCTTCCCCCCGGTGCGGGCACCCCTCGGGGGGCCCCGCTGGCCGCTGGCaccggggggcaccggggggcagcggggggcagcggggcagggcccgggggggagctggagctgctgtttaCGGGAGGTGCAGCCAGGGTTGCACAACACGGAGCAGGAGAACAGCGTGTCCTTGCCACCGGCTGTGGGTGCAGCCGGGCTCCGGcaggacggacggacggacacggggacaggggacacggggacagagggacacggaGCCAGGGgaacacggggacagggggcaGCAGGGCAAGACCGCTTGCTTGGCATGAGGGCTGTGGAGCCCGGGGGTGCGGAGCAGCAGGGAAGCCCgggatggggcagggacagggacagggacatttcTGTGTGAAATTGCCCTCGATGTCCCTGCGGGAAGGCGGTGGGAGGGTGCTGCGTGGGGATGAGGGGCCAGACCCGGCCTGGGGCGATCCCTGGGATCCCCCCGAGGCCTCCCCTCTCTGCCTGGCTCCATCAGGCTCCCACCACGGCTTCTTCACAGCCGAGGGGCCAACACATCCCCCTCAGAGAAGCCCCGGCTCTGCCAcaggcccggccctgccctaCCCTGCAGCCGGATCTTTCCAGGTGCATTTCCAACCCACAAATTACCGGATTGTGGCCCAAATCCTGGCTCTTGTAGCAAAAAgcccccaggccagccccacaGGGGGCACCTCCCTCAGAGGCCTCCCTGATCCCGGATCCATCCCTGAGCTCCCATCGGCCTCACGGCTCCCGTCCTCCCTCACGGCTTCCTTCCAGACACCGGGGACAGATGAAAAGAcactaatatttttttcccagattatTTCCCTCccgaggagaaggggaaaatcGCTGCCTTCCCCGGCTGGCAAAGAGCCCCAGAGGCCAGGGCTCCCCCAGGCCTGCCGGAGATCCAGCCCCGCACGAGAAAGGGCAGGatgcagcagcggggccggagCAGGGAGGATAAATAAAGTCCGGCTTTGCCTTCCTGGCTTGTGGCCACTTCTAACACAAAGTACATTCCGGTCTGGACGTAACGAACTGTACCAGCCTCGGGGGAGGGCGGGCGGCCGGGGGTGGCCGGGCTGAGGGGGGGCGAGCCGGCTCCTCTGCCCGGGGTGGGCGCAGAGGGGTCGGGGGGGATCAATCCCCCCGAGGCTGTGCCCTGCCATGGAGATGCTTCCCCGCCAGACGGATCTGAGACCCGAGAACGCCTGGAGACCGCCCGCAGGTGCCCCAGTGCTCGCGGGGTGGGGGCACGGCGGGCACAGAGCGTGATTTGGGGCCAGCGGTGCGGCTGAGCCCCCCGAAGCCCCTCCGGCAGCTGCCGGCGTTTCGGAGCCGGTCTCAGCCGCTCGCCGGGAGCCCGGAGGAGCCGCCGGGGCCGTGCCCCTGCCGGGAGCTGCACCGGGCGGGCGCGGTGCCAGCGCCCGGCGTGGGGACGCGATGTACCGGGAGCGCCGGGAACAGCCTGAGTCAGCGCCGGGCCGGCGGGGGGGCGCCCGGCCGGGGACACCCGCGGCCGGCTGGGCTCGCCCGGGGCTCCGGCTGCAGGGGTCCGCGGTGGGCTCAGCACCACCGCCCGGCAAACCCCCTGCAACCCCCCGGCATCCCCCCCGGTATCCCCCCAGTGctcccccagcacctcccaggaCACCCTCGTCATCCCTTCCAATATCTCTCCTAATATCCCATCCCAGTatccccctccatgtcccccccagcatcccccacaatatccccCCAGCATCCCCCCGGACCCCCCCATCATCCCTTCCAATATCCCCCCTAATATCCACCCCCAGTATCCCCCCAGTGCTCCCCCAGcatcccccaggacccccccatcATCCCTTCCAATATCCCCCCTAATATCCACCCCCAGTATCCCCCCAGtgctcccccagcagctcccaggaccCCCTCGTCATCCCTTCCAATATCCCCCCTAATATCCCACCCCAGTAccccctccatgtccctccTGACATCCCCCCCAATATTCCCCCAGTGTTCCCCCCTGCATCCCCCAGGACCCTCCCGTCATCCCTTCCAATATATCTCCTAATATCCCCCCATGGCCCCCCTGGAATTCCCCCCAATATCCCCCCAGTGTTCCCCCAGCATTTCCCAGGACCTCCCCCATCATCCCTTCCAATATCCCCCCTAATACCCTCCCCactcccccccatgtcccccccagcattcccccaattttcccccagcATCTCCCAGGACCCCCTCATCATCCCTTTCATTGCCCCTAATATCCCCACCCCAGTATCCCCCCCATGTCTCCCCTGACATCCCCCCCAATATCCCCCCTCATCCCCCCAGCATCACCCCCAACTCCCTTTCAGCACCCCCCAAGAGTGAATCCCCATCAATGTCATGGAGGtatcccccaaaatcctcacCCTCGGtctgctccccagcccagctcgcCAGCATTTCAAGGAATTTAAGGCTAAAACCACCCCGAGAGGGGgagcccagctgcagggagccctTCCCCCAGGCTGGCTGTTCAGAGCACCCCAGCATCCCCTCCTtgccctccccacctccctgcagtgccctgctcccagcagcacaaattattcaggattttttccatgtgtgccctgctgggcagcaTCGGGGGGGTTGTGGAGGTGTGTGGGTGCCTGGATGTTCTCCCAGGGCCATTtctctgtccccgtgtcccactTGTAacctccaccactgccctgagctgggcagtcctcagccctcagcagctctgggggggCAGCTTTGAGAGACCCCACTCGCAGCCCCGAGGATGGGGGAAAGACTGAGATCCTCATGCCAGGTTTGGGAGCCCCCGGGGCTGATATTTGCCTGGGATGGGTCCCTGTCCTTCAGTCTAATCCTTCCCCTCTTCCAGCTTCAGGGGGAAAAATGTCAGAGTGGGAAAACAGGAGTGTGTCTGACATTGTTCCCTCTGTCACAGGCAAAGGCAAAGCCAAAGCAGCCGTGAAAAATCATCAACAATTGGTTTTGGCAACAAGAGGCAAACCAGAGCTTtccatgaattttttttttttctttttgctagaAAGGTTGCTTTTCTTCCAGAGGGAGCTTGAAGGATGGCTTCTTGCCAGCATCGTCCCAAAGCCATCTCCCTGGGACAGCGAAAACCTGGCCCAGATTTAGGAAAACCCTAAGCCACAGGATCAGGCCCCCACACCCCTGGGGTCTGCAGCTGGGGTCTGCACCCCGTTGTGCCCCATGACCTGGAGCTGCCACGGGGgttttgctgctgcaggcacagctcgAGGTGCCCCAGGCCAGCAGAGGGTGGTGGGGGCACACTGGGGCATCTCCCCGAGGATTCGGgattccccaaatccctgctgctggctggggtgtCCCACACCCTGCAAGGATGTGTTTCATCCCTCTGGATCCTGCCACGGCCAAGGGACGCCCTGAGAGGGGCTCCTGCccccctgagctgccccagctgtgtcctgggggGTTAAATCTTATGGGGGGGACAaaccccagagccagcagcaggcagggagccccaGAAGCCTCTGTGCACCCCCAAACACCTCTGTGCACTCCAGATGGCTCTGGGCAGCCCCTCAGATGGCACAAGCAGCACAGGACTGCCCCAAAgccccccctgtgccccccaacCCAAAACCCTGCTGCAGGACCAGGGGCATcaccccaggctgcagcaaacTGGGGCGTGCTGTGTGAGGGGACACGGAGTCAGTCAGGTTGTGTCCTGCTGAAATCACtgtcccttcctgctgctgccagggccaggggctgctcagcccccccaaaaaacacatttcacccctcccagaggggctggggctggcagcccccCTGCCCCGGGgtgagggctgcaggagcaaacACCCAGAGACACACAGAGAGGTTTTTCTTGGAGTGTTTCACAAGGCTGGGAGTGGGGTGACTTTTCTGGGGGTGTCTGCAAAGCCGGGCATTGGGTGGGCACCCCACTGGAGCTGCAGCGGGTTGGGGGTGCAGGGACACCCCGGAACGGGCAGGGAGGGAGTTCCAGCGCATCTGCGCAGAAATTCAAAAGAAATccagaaggaggaaaagaaggagaggaaaaggcgATGTTCGGGGGCAATAAAAAGGGTTAAAGCAGCGCAGAGGAGGAGAGGTGAAGGACGAGGGCTGGCGGAAAGGGGGGAGAGGCGGGGAGAGGttggggagctgggctgggtgagaACATCCTGTACCCTCGGGTAGCAGCGGCCAGGGGCCGGGGGGGCACCGGGGCGGGGGATGTGCCAcacacctccctgggaagaggGGCACCCTTGGGTGACCCGGAGGGGGTGGGCTGGCACACTGGGGGGGCGATCCTGCTGATGGGGTGAGCCTGGGGAGGGTCTTGGGCTGCCCTCGGTCCCTTCAGTCTCGCATTCCCCGCTGCTTtagggcaggggaggaggagggggcacCCCAATGATTGCACCCCTCTTTTCCCTGTCCCCCACAGGGACCCTCGCTGCAGCAAAGCCCTGCTCAAGGATGCCCCGCTCTGCCCTGAGGGGTCCCCACCCTGCCGGGGgtgcccctgtccccaccctgccGGGGGTGTCCCCACCCTGCCGGGGGTGTCCCCACCCTCTGGGGGTgccccctgtccccaccctgccgggggtgtccccaccctgccggggtgcccctgtccccaccctgccGGGGGTGTCCCCACCCTCTGGGGGTgccccctgtccccaccctgccggggtgcccctgtccccagggctgccagcgCCCCACACGCGCCAGGGGCCCCTTCCTGTGTTTGTTAAGACGCCGTGAGTCAGGCGTCTGGTTTTCGGTTTAAGCCAATATTTACCAGCCGGGAGCTGCCAAAACAAAGCTGCGGCTTCACCAGTAAATATAGGGCTGAGATGGGGCGGGGCGAGGGGGGGATTTATGCGACCCCCacctcagcacagccccccACCCCTTCCCACCTCTCTGGTGCCCCCCTCGTCCTTCTGCCAGCGTGGGGACACCGCAAAAACGGGGACACCACAAAAGCCCCATGGAGCACCCCAGAGTTTAGCCCTGCCCCAAAGATCACCGCTCCTCCTTCCAGGGGACCCCCACTGCAGGACTCGAGGggtgacagggctgggggcattttggggacCCCCACTACAGGGCTCCAGGCTTGGCAGAGTTGGGGGCATTTCGGGGACCACCAGGCtgcgctgccctgggctggggtccCTGCCGGGCCGGGGGTCCCTGCCGGGCCGGGGTCCCTGCCGGGCCGGGGGTCCCTGCCGGGCCGGggtccctgccaggctgctgtcGCTGCCCtctgccggggctgggcgctGCTCgcatcctgcccctgccaagAGCACGGAGCTGCAGCCGGGGCcggccctgggcaggcagggctccccGTGTGCCCGGTGCGTGCCCCAGGAAATGCCAGCCTCTCCGGGGTGCTGCGGGGCAGCgtgtggggctggggaccccGCACGGGTGGGGGGTCCAGGCACAGACCCCGTGTCCTGTGTGCCCCCGCCTCTGGggctgctgtccccatccctgtccccaggcacccCTTACCCCCACCTCATCCTGCACCAGTGAGGACATTGGTCTGGTGGCCTCCTGCCAGGACCACCACGACAATAACAGGACCCTCCACATTTGAACCACCCACCACAAGTTTAAAATCCAGCTCAGAATTTTCTCCCCTTGCAGCCCCCCTGAGCCAGACTGGCAAAGCCAGCAGGTCCCCATATTGTCCCCCTTATTCCCCTTCCCCCGAGCTGTGCCAccctcccagctgtgtccctggtGTTTCTGCAGGTGCAGATCCTCAAGCTGCCAGTCCCCCTTGGCCTGAAAATGAAGTTTCCAGGGGGTGCCCCCAGCCTTTGTGGCCTCCCCATCTGGTGCAGAGCCCTCGGGGCTGTGGGGAGTGGAGCTGTGCCTGGTTCTTGTGATCCCCAGGGACAGAAAAACATGGAGTGAAATCTGCACTGGACAAGCCAAGAACTCCCTCGCTGATGATCccctcacctgctgctgcttccacagctctgccagacaggtgcctcctcttcctcaccctgCTGTATGCCACAGCAGGAAACAAACCGAGGcaagcacagcccagcagccccctcagatcctggggctgctgcaccttcccctcccctgcaccccctttTCCCAactgccctggagcagagctcagcccacgccttgctgctggcccagcccagcctgctgcatgACTGCACACACATACAGGTAAAGCATCGTGTCCAGGTGGCTTCTTCAGGGACATCtgaccctgctgtccctgtcctgggcCAGGGACCTGCCTCGAGTGAAAGCACCAccgtgcagctctgcagaagctggtCTTTATTCAAATCCTTGCACAGCTAGAGCCAGGAATGCCTGGAGAGGGGGAgaggcaggggcagcacagAGGGGCACAGGGGGGCTCTTTCTTCACCGCCTCCTGGagtcccgggggtccctgcaGAGCCCGAAGTCCTTGTTGGTGATGGAGCCCACGATGGTTTTATCGGCGTCGCAGGTCAGGCCGTTCTCACAGGGACACTTGTAGTACACCCCATAGATGCTCTGCAGGGAACAGCGACTCAGTGCAGCGTGGGGGACGTGCCCCAcgcctgcccagccctggcagcagggcagcacctACCTTGGGAGAGCACTCCTGGGTCTCGGCTGCCCGGGGAGCGCAGCGGGCCAGGCTGAGCCCGTTGACGCGGTGGCAGCAGCCGCTCTTGCACTGGGCactctgcaggcacagctccccGATGTCCtgcggcacagggcagggcctgagcaccGGCTGCCTCTTTGCTGCCCTTTAATCTCACCCGAGCTGTGCGcccggggggtttggggggtgtTGAGCACCAGCTCTGCCCCCATGCCCCAGCCTCCCGctctgcagcatttcctcaggCTGGCCCAAAACACCACCCAGCTCAAAGTGGGCTTTTCCTGGACTCACAGGAGGGCTGAGACACCACAGGGAAAGCATTTCCCCTCCCCAGGCCCTGTGAACCACCCAGGATGGGGGTCCTGGCTGGCTCAAGCAGCTGAGAGCTTGTCTGATCCATTTTCTGCGTTCCCTACCCCTTTATAGAGCTGATTTCCCAGGCTCCAAGCTCCCTCACAACACCAGAAAACCCCTCAGACCCCTCCAACCCTCCCTTGCAGCCGTGGGACCCTCCTGTGCCgagcacagggctgctctcccctTACCAGGTTCATGATGAGCCCtcgctcctgctgctctgccagggctggggccaggagcagcagggccacGAGCAGGCAAGCAGGCAGCATGTTGGCCATGGTGGGCTCggtgtggctctgcaggggccaGCAGGGGGTTTTTATAGCCACAATTCTCCATCAGCTGATGTGGCTGCTCCTATCACACCTCAGCTCGTGGCATTGGGGCTGCGGTGCCCAGGGCAAGGGCCCAGCCATgccagggctcccagggctcccagctcctgtccccaggtgaCTGTCCGTGTCAACCTGCCCTTAGCAGCTCCTTTGGCCAAAGGGAACACAAGATAAAGGCACTGCTGtgcttcttcttcctgctggcagcagtggggctggacTCTCTGCAGTGCCCTCcttgctgggtgctgctggtggctcCTGGGCAAAGTGAGGgctggctgccctggcaggagctcTGCCCCATGGGAGAGCCACCCGATCCTCCATCTCTCCAAAGGAACCACGGGCACCAAGAAAACTGCTGGAGAGAGTTCACATTGTGCAGGAAAGCGCAGCCCCCTGCAAGGAGCCAGAGCCCACCAAGGTCccagccagggccagcacctcagcctgccctgccaaGTGCttgccctgtgccagtgcctggggTGAGGGGctgataaaaggaaaacaacccTGGGAACAGCACAGATTTTGGTGCCCACAGCGGCTTAGCTGTTCTTGGACATGATTAATGGCCACAAAACGCTGGCCTTGGGCAGCCACGGGAGGGatgctggggctggccctgggtgACTGTCACACCCTCACGTGGCACCTGTGCCCAGGACAGGAGCTGCACCTGGGGGGTCACCCAGGATGCAGGGCAGGTGTGGCTCCTGCAGAGAGGTCCCA from Passer domesticus isolate bPasDom1 chromosome 25, bPasDom1.hap1, whole genome shotgun sequence includes the following:
- the LOC135285958 gene encoding basic proline-rich protein-like; amino-acid sequence: MTRVSWEVLGEHWGDTGGDAGGLQGVCRAVVLSPPRTPAAGAPGEPSRPRVSPAGRPPAGPALTQAVPGAPGTSRPHAGRWHRARPVQLPAGARPRRLLRAPGERLRPAPKRRQLPEGLRGAQPHRWPQITLCARRAPTPRALGHLRAVSRRSRVSDPSGGEASPWQGTASGGLIPPDPSAPTPGRGAGSPPLSPATPGRPPSPEAGTVRYVQTGMYFVLEVATSQEGKAGLYLSSLLRPRCCILPFLKPWWEPDGARQRGEASGGSQGSPQAGSGPSSPRSTLPPPSRRDIEGNFTQKCPCPCPCPIPGFPAAPHPRAPQPSCQASGLALLPPVPVFPWLRVPLSPCPLSPCPSVRPAGARLHPQPVARTRCSPAPCCATLAAPPVNSSSSSPPGPAPLPPAAPRCPPVPAASGAPRGVPAPGGSQAPSGCKKSCFDPQNGQWGSGSGGKDGFDPWEEEDPCPGTIGGRVYYLLFIIYYLLFIIYYLLFIIYYLLFIIYYLLFIIYYLLFIIYYLLSIICYLLSSLIYYHLLSTIYYLLFVIYYLLSSLIYYHLLSTIYYLLLFIIYHLSFIIYLPFII
- the CLPS gene encoding colipase yields the protein MANMLPACLLVALLLLAPALAEQQERGLIMNLDIGELCLQSAQCKSGCCHRVNGLSLARCAPRAAETQECSPKSIYGVYYKCPCENGLTCDADKTIVGSITNKDFGLCRDPRDSRRR